A stretch of the Massilia varians genome encodes the following:
- the sdhC gene encoding succinate dehydrogenase, cytochrome b556 subunit: MREAAKKGRPEFRNVGIGDITGKYRMPPSAIVSILHRVSGAGLFLFLPFLLYLFQESLMSEISFEHFRGVVSNPFAKIIILGLSWAYLHHFVAGVRHLFMDNHLALDKDAAQKTARWVLIISLVLTALVALKLFGVF; this comes from the coding sequence GTGAGAGAAGCTGCAAAAAAAGGGCGGCCGGAGTTCCGCAACGTTGGCATTGGTGATATCACAGGTAAATATCGCATGCCACCATCGGCCATCGTGTCGATCCTGCACCGCGTCAGCGGCGCTGGTCTGTTCCTGTTCCTGCCTTTCCTGCTGTATCTGTTCCAGGAAAGCCTGATGTCGGAAATCTCGTTCGAGCACTTCCGTGGCGTCGTGAGCAATCCGTTCGCGAAAATCATCATTCTGGGCCTGTCGTGGGCTTACCTGCACCACTTCGTCGCCGGTGTGCGTCACCTGTTCATGGATAACCACCTGGCCCTGGACAAGGATGCGGCACAGAAGACCGCACGCTGGGTGCTGATCATCAGCCTGGTGCTGACCGCGCTGGTCGCCCTGAAACTGTTCGGAGTGTTTTAA
- a CDS encoding malate dehydrogenase → MAKTPMRVAVTGAAGQIGYSLLFRIANGDMLGKDQPVILQLLEIDNEKAQKALKGVMMEIDDCAFPLLAGMTAHADPMTAFKDADVALLVGARPRGPGMERKDLLEANAQIFTVQGKALDAVASRDVKVLVVGNPANTNAYIAMKSAPNLPAKNFTAMLRLDHNRALSQVAAKLNKPVGAIEKMAVWGNHSPTMYADYRFATVDGQSVKDLINDDVWNRDTFLPTVGKRGAAIIEARGASSAASAANAAIDHVRDWVLGTGGKWTTMGIPSDGSYGIPEGTMFGFPVTTENGEYKIVQGLDIDAFSQERINLTLKELEEEKAGVAHLLN, encoded by the coding sequence ATGGCTAAAACCCCAATGCGCGTCGCCGTAACCGGCGCGGCCGGCCAGATCGGCTATTCCCTGCTGTTCCGCATCGCCAACGGCGACATGCTGGGCAAGGACCAGCCGGTCATCCTGCAGCTGCTCGAGATCGACAATGAGAAGGCACAGAAGGCGCTCAAGGGCGTCATGATGGAGATCGACGACTGCGCATTCCCGCTGCTGGCCGGCATGACCGCCCATGCCGACCCGATGACCGCCTTCAAGGACGCCGACGTGGCCCTGCTGGTCGGCGCCCGTCCGCGCGGCCCGGGCATGGAGCGCAAGGACCTGCTGGAAGCCAACGCCCAGATCTTCACCGTGCAGGGCAAGGCCCTGGACGCCGTCGCTTCGCGTGACGTGAAAGTGCTGGTGGTCGGCAACCCGGCCAACACCAACGCCTACATCGCCATGAAGTCGGCCCCGAACCTGCCGGCCAAGAATTTCACCGCCATGCTGCGCCTGGACCACAACCGCGCGCTGTCGCAGGTTGCCGCCAAGCTGAACAAGCCGGTCGGCGCCATCGAGAAAATGGCCGTGTGGGGCAACCACTCGCCGACCATGTACGCCGACTACCGCTTCGCGACCGTCGACGGCCAATCGGTCAAGGACCTGATCAACGACGACGTCTGGAACCGCGACACCTTCCTGCCGACCGTCGGCAAGCGCGGCGCCGCCATCATCGAAGCGCGCGGCGCATCGTCGGCAGCCTCGGCGGCCAACGCGGCGATCGACCACGTGCGCGACTGGGTGCTGGGCACCGGCGGCAAGTGGACCACCATGGGCATCCCATCGGACGGTTCGTACGGCATCCCGGAAGGCACCATGTTCGGTTTCCCGGTCACCACCGAGAACGGCGAATACAAGATCGTCCAGGGCCTGGACATCGATGCTTTCTCGCAGGAACGCATCAACCTGACCCTGAAAGAGCTCGAAGAAGAGAAGGCCGGCGTCGCTCACCTGCTGAACTGA
- the sdhD gene encoding succinate dehydrogenase, hydrophobic membrane anchor protein, which yields MANKNNIGPRRLVVGAHYGVKDWLAQRVTAIVMAVFTVVLLVSFLTGQNFTYEGWAGLFARQWFKLFALVTFLGLFYHAWVGVRDIWMDYVKSAGLRLILQLATIFWLLACAAWTVQILWSV from the coding sequence ATGGCAAACAAGAATAATATCGGACCGCGCCGCCTCGTCGTCGGCGCCCATTACGGCGTCAAGGACTGGCTGGCGCAGCGCGTCACCGCCATCGTCATGGCCGTGTTCACGGTCGTCCTGCTGGTCTCCTTCCTGACCGGCCAGAATTTCACGTATGAAGGCTGGGCCGGCCTGTTCGCCCGCCAGTGGTTCAAGCTGTTCGCGCTGGTGACCTTCCTGGGCCTGTTCTACCACGCCTGGGTCGGTGTCCGTGACATCTGGATGGACTACGTCAAATCGGCCGGCCTGCGCCTGATCCTGCAACTGGCGACGATCTTCTGGCTGCTCGCCTGCGCCGCCTGGACCGTGCAAATTCTCTGGAGTGTGTAA
- a CDS encoding HpcH/HpaI aldolase/citrate lyase family protein, whose amino-acid sequence MHPSEVLFQGKRQPLLLPACDHYAGSEKLMRKSMALQQELGPVFDITFDCEDGAVAGSEAAHATLVASLVNSSDNRFNRIGVRLHDTKSPHFANDVATIVGSGAERLAYVVLPKVDSADEVIRAIDLVNEHAVKAGRNDLPVHVLIETHCALREAYDIAALPQVECLSFGIMDFVSAHYGAVPASAMRTPGQFTHPLVVRAKLEMVAACHAHGKVASHNVTTDIKDSAVVANDAQRAGAEFGFTRMWSIHPDQIKPILKAFTPRLSEVNEATNILTEAMAAQWGPIAQHGRLHDRASYRYYWTVLQRARLAGLALPEAAAAIVNLTDSN is encoded by the coding sequence ATGCATCCTTCCGAGGTTTTATTCCAGGGCAAACGCCAGCCGCTCCTCCTCCCCGCCTGCGACCACTACGCCGGCTCGGAGAAGCTGATGCGCAAATCGATGGCCCTGCAACAAGAGCTTGGGCCGGTTTTCGACATCACTTTCGATTGCGAGGACGGCGCCGTCGCCGGTAGCGAAGCGGCGCACGCCACCCTGGTGGCCAGCCTCGTCAACAGCAGCGACAACCGCTTCAACCGCATCGGCGTGCGCCTGCACGACACCAAGAGCCCGCACTTCGCGAACGACGTCGCCACCATCGTCGGCAGCGGCGCCGAACGGCTGGCCTACGTGGTGCTGCCGAAAGTCGACAGCGCCGACGAGGTGATCCGCGCCATCGACCTGGTCAACGAGCATGCCGTCAAGGCCGGCCGCAACGATCTTCCGGTGCACGTGCTGATCGAAACCCATTGCGCCCTGCGCGAAGCCTACGACATCGCCGCCCTGCCCCAGGTCGAGTGCCTGTCCTTCGGCATCATGGACTTCGTCTCGGCCCACTACGGCGCGGTGCCGGCCAGCGCCATGCGCACGCCGGGCCAGTTCACGCACCCGCTGGTGGTGCGCGCCAAGCTGGAAATGGTCGCGGCCTGCCATGCGCACGGCAAGGTGGCTTCGCACAATGTCACCACCGACATCAAGGACAGCGCGGTGGTCGCCAACGACGCCCAGCGCGCCGGCGCGGAATTCGGCTTCACCCGGATGTGGAGCATCCATCCGGACCAGATCAAGCCGATCCTGAAGGCCTTCACGCCGCGCCTGTCGGAAGTGAACGAAGCCACCAATATCCTCACCGAGGCGATGGCGGCGCAGTGGGGGCCGATCGCGCAACACGGCCGCTTGCACGACCGCGCGAGCTACCGATATTATTGGACCGTGTTGCAGCGCGCAAGACTGGCCGGCCTGGCGCTGCCGGAAGCCGCTGCGGCAATCGTCAACCTCACGGATTCCAACTAA
- a CDS encoding GntR family transcriptional regulator, whose protein sequence is MNPLSPNSSDATGTDASPSFRPLYQQIKSLITQSLQSGEWKPGELMPSEVELAGRFKVSQGTVRKAIDELAAENLVVRRQGKGTFVATHAEERAHFRFLRLMPDEGIPHHPDNRFIAVLRIRATSEVARLLELKSGDAVVYIKRVQSFDGVPTILEELWLPGQLFKGLTAERLVEYKGPMYGLFESEFGTRMIRATEKIRAVAADAVASEHLKVPEGTPLLCADRVSFSYGDKPVELRRGIYSTARHHYQNELS, encoded by the coding sequence ATGAACCCCCTGTCACCCAACAGCAGCGATGCAACCGGTACCGACGCATCGCCGTCGTTCCGTCCGTTGTACCAGCAGATCAAGTCCCTGATCACGCAAAGCCTGCAGTCGGGCGAGTGGAAACCGGGCGAGCTGATGCCGAGCGAAGTCGAGCTGGCGGGGCGCTTCAAGGTCAGTCAGGGCACGGTGCGCAAGGCCATCGACGAGCTGGCGGCCGAAAACCTGGTGGTGCGCCGCCAGGGCAAGGGCACCTTTGTCGCCACCCATGCCGAAGAGCGCGCCCACTTCCGCTTCCTGCGTCTGATGCCCGACGAGGGCATTCCCCACCATCCGGACAACCGCTTCATCGCCGTGCTGCGCATCCGCGCCACGTCCGAGGTCGCGCGCCTGCTCGAACTGAAGTCGGGCGACGCCGTGGTCTACATCAAGCGCGTGCAGTCCTTCGACGGCGTGCCGACCATCCTGGAAGAGTTGTGGCTGCCGGGGCAGCTGTTCAAGGGCCTGACGGCGGAGCGCCTGGTGGAGTACAAGGGGCCGATGTACGGCCTGTTCGAATCGGAATTCGGCACCCGCATGATCCGGGCGACCGAGAAGATCCGTGCGGTGGCGGCGGATGCGGTCGCCAGCGAACACCTGAAGGTGCCCGAAGGCACGCCGCTGCTGTGCGCGGACCGGGTGTCGTTCAGCTATGGAGACAAACCGGTGGAGTTGCGGCGTGGAATTTATTCGACCGCTCGCCACCATTACCAGAACGAGTTGTCATAA